A window of the Oryza brachyantha chromosome 5, ObraRS2, whole genome shotgun sequence genome harbors these coding sequences:
- the LOC102722770 gene encoding uncharacterized protein LOC102722770, with protein sequence MVSNGDEDLKEDAEQVEPTTLDNGSGATGADTLSTQGVSRQGMQRNGFLNFCDRFSSGARFKKLGPSPSFKFRQLALERDEFSRSIHSDGHDNHEHFQFIRKINWGHMWVMCKDWIKEPLNMALFVWIACVAVSGAILFLVMTGMLNRALPTKSQRDTWFEVNNQILNALFTLMCLYQHPKRIYNFVLLCRWEQKDILMLRKTYCKNGTYKPNEWMHMMVVVFLLNLNCFAQYALCGLNLGYRRSKRPPIGVGLTISVAIGAAAFAGLYNIISPLGKDYDTELTEVDQEAQTVLTSIQGGRPATTRSSLEKRYSFIQSEERRFVESRPEWVGGLMDFWDNISLAYLSIFCSCCVFGWNMQRLGFGNMYVHIATFLLFCLAPFFVFILAAGNIDNENLKAALGLTGVALCFFGLLYGGFWRIQMRKRFNLPANNFCCRSAEATDCFQWLCCCSCSLAQEVRTADYYDIAEDRSYTEQITARSQRVMTPLSREDGLPLFRSNPGSPYGSSTASPSIFIMESPPAPRRSPGPSPLGGSPTMGDRMMKAPTPSVFHRDGEPES encoded by the coding sequence ATGGTCTCCAATGGTGATGAAGATCTCAAAGAAGATGCTGAACAAGTAGAACCGACAACATTGGACAATGGTAGTGGAGCCACAGGTGCCGATACTCTCTCTACTCAGGGTGTTTCACGACAAGGGATGCAGCGGAATGGGTTTCTGAATTTCTGTGATCGCTTTTCCAGTGGTGCCAGGTTTAAAAAGTTGGGTCCTTCGCCTTCGTTCAAGTTTCGACAGCTTGCACTTGAGCGAGATGAGTTCTCACGTTCCATCCACTCCGACGGCCATGATAATCACGAGCACTTCCAGTTTATCAGGAAAATTAATTGGGGCCATATGTGGGTAATGTGCAAGGATTGGATAAAAGAGCCTCTTAATATGGCCCTTTTTGTTTGGATTGCTTGTGTGGCTGTATCTGGTGCGATACTATTCCTTGTCATGACTGGAATGCTCAATCGTGCTTTGCCTACCAAATCACAGAGAGACACCTGGTTTGAAGTAAACAACCAGATTTTGAATGCATTATTCACACTCATGTGCCTTTATCAACACCCAAAGCGGATATATAACTTTGTGCTTTTGTGTAGATGGGAGCAAAAGGACATTTTAATGCTTAGGAAAACATATTGCAAAAATGGAACATACAAGCCCAATGAATGGATGCACATGATGGTGGTCGTATTCCTTCTTAATTTGAATTGCTTTGCTCAGTATGCCTTATGCGGTCTCAACCTAGGATACCGCAGATCTAAACGACCTCCTATTGGTGTTGGCCTGACCATTTCTGTTGCAATCGGGGCTGCAGCATTCGCCGGATTGTATAACATCATCAGTCCTCTTGGGAAGGATTATGACACAGAACTGACTGAAGTTGATCAAGAAGCACAAACTGTACTGACGTCAATTCAGGGGGGCAGACCAGCAACTACACGATCATCACTTGAAAAGAGATATTCTTTCATTCAAAGTGAAGAGCGCCGTTTCGTAGAGAGTAGGCCTGAGTGGGTTGGTGGACTAATGGATTTCTGGGACAATATATCTCTTGCTTACTTGTCAATTTTCTGCAGTTGCTGTGTTTTTGGATGGAATATGCAGAGGCTTGGATTTGGTAACATGTATGTCCATATTGCTACATTTCTGCTCTTTTGCCTTGCTCCATTCTTCGTATTCATCCTGGCTGCTGGCAATATCGACAATGAAAATCTTAAAGCAGCATTGGGGCTCACCGGTGTCGCACTTTGCTTTTTCGGCTTACTGTATGGTGGCTTTTGGAGAATACAGATGAGAAAGAGATTTAACCTCCCTGCAAACAACTTCTGCTGCCGCAGTGCAGAAGCTACAGATTGCTTCCAGTGGTTGTGCTGCTGTTCATGCTCCCTTGCTCAGGAGGTGAGAACTGCCGATTATTATGATATTGCAGAAGATAGGTCATACACAGAGCAGATTACTGCGAGAAGCCAGCGTGTAATGACCCCATTATCGCGCGAAGATGGTCTGCCTCTTTTTAGATCAAATCCAGGTTCACCATACGGGAGCAGCACTGCCAGTCCATCAATCTTTATTATGGAGAGCCCACCAGCTCCACGAAGGTCACCTGGACCTAGCCCTCTTGGTGGTTCACCAACAATGGGTGACAGGATGATGAAGGCGCCTACTCCATCTGTTTTCCACAGAGACGGTGAGCCCGAATCATAG